A region of Solanum dulcamara chromosome 7, daSolDulc1.2, whole genome shotgun sequence DNA encodes the following proteins:
- the LOC129895353 gene encoding uncharacterized protein LOC129895353: protein MVRFGRILLKDGINKKLLEILVCPLSKQPLRLCERTNSLISDAIGVSYPIVDGIPLLVPTDGKIIETDDALNSDGSVDLPGKRTDDQRGSS from the exons ATGGTGAGATTTGGAAGAATACTTCTGAAAGATGGGATTAACAAGAAGCTCCTCGAAATTCTGGTCTGTCCACTTTCTAAGCAACCTTTGAG GCTTTGCGAGAGGACGAATTCTCTAATCAGTGATGCGATTGGTGTTTCATATCCG ATAGTCGATGGGATCCCTCTTCTTGTACCAACGGATGGCAAGATTATCGAGACTGATGATGCATTAAATTCTGATGGCAGTGTTGATTTGCCTGGTAAAAGAACTGATGATCAAAGAGGTAGTTCTTGA